The following proteins are co-located in the Silene latifolia isolate original U9 population chromosome 1, ASM4854445v1, whole genome shotgun sequence genome:
- the LOC141595302 gene encoding uncharacterized protein LOC141595302 isoform X1, whose translation MPVRVCDTSLPSQLPGSCSGHTSPAPCTLLSVGQAFSGTQNVSSVQKDEAWRVNVRIQGCDLEHGYLCGTMEALNVPMADTPVSLFFSMVVTFWEGEIVDTLNYTFYTGKWEATPEDDIRHWTKFPSFSPLLSQVEIDGGKSLDLSNYPYIFMRWKEQYFVNVGTDCGLTIAGFYYVCFSCSDGSINGFYYDPNSSPFQKLELKTSNEGRSGFSFSTYELQ comes from the exons ATGCCAGTTAGAGTTTGTGATACATCTCTACCTTCTCAACTCCCAG GTTCTTGTTCTGGGCATACTTCTCCTGCACCCTGTACTTTATTGAGTGTTGGGCAG GCATTTTCGGGAACTCAAAATGTTTCAAGTGTGCAAAAGGATGAGGCATGGAGAGTTAATGTACGAATACAAGGGTGTGACCTAGAACATGGGTATTTATGCGGCACTATGGAGGCTCTTAATGTCCCAATGGCAGATACACCAGTAAGCCTCTTCTTTTCCAtg GTGGTGACGTTTTGGGAAGGGGAAATTGTTGATACCCTGAACTACACCTTCTACACCGGAAAATGGGAGGCCAC GCCAGAAGACGATATTAGGCACTGGACGAAATTTCCATCTTTTTCACCTCTTCTG AGTCAAGTGGAGATTGATGGCGGCAAGTCACTGGACTTGAGTAACTACCCTTACATATTTATG AGATGGAAGGAGCAATATTTTGTAAACGTCGGTACAGACTGTGGCTTAACTATAGCTGGGTTTTATTACGTGTGCTTCTCTTGTAGTGATGGCTCCATCAATGGCTTCTATTATGATCCAAATAGCAG TCCGTTTCAGAAGCTTGAACTGAAAACGAGTAATGAAGGGAGGTCTGGTTTCAGCTTTTCAACGTATGAGTTGCAGTGA
- the LOC141595302 gene encoding uncharacterized protein LOC141595302 isoform X2, whose protein sequence is MPVRVCDTSLPSQLPGSCSGHTSPAPCTLLSVGQAFSGTQNVSSVQKDEAWRVNVRIQGCDLEHGYLCGTMEALNVPMADTPVVTFWEGEIVDTLNYTFYTGKWEATPEDDIRHWTKFPSFSPLLSQVEIDGGKSLDLSNYPYIFMRWKEQYFVNVGTDCGLTIAGFYYVCFSCSDGSINGFYYDPNSSPFQKLELKTSNEGRSGFSFSTYELQ, encoded by the exons ATGCCAGTTAGAGTTTGTGATACATCTCTACCTTCTCAACTCCCAG GTTCTTGTTCTGGGCATACTTCTCCTGCACCCTGTACTTTATTGAGTGTTGGGCAG GCATTTTCGGGAACTCAAAATGTTTCAAGTGTGCAAAAGGATGAGGCATGGAGAGTTAATGTACGAATACAAGGGTGTGACCTAGAACATGGGTATTTATGCGGCACTATGGAGGCTCTTAATGTCCCAATGGCAGATACACCA GTGGTGACGTTTTGGGAAGGGGAAATTGTTGATACCCTGAACTACACCTTCTACACCGGAAAATGGGAGGCCAC GCCAGAAGACGATATTAGGCACTGGACGAAATTTCCATCTTTTTCACCTCTTCTG AGTCAAGTGGAGATTGATGGCGGCAAGTCACTGGACTTGAGTAACTACCCTTACATATTTATG AGATGGAAGGAGCAATATTTTGTAAACGTCGGTACAGACTGTGGCTTAACTATAGCTGGGTTTTATTACGTGTGCTTCTCTTGTAGTGATGGCTCCATCAATGGCTTCTATTATGATCCAAATAGCAG TCCGTTTCAGAAGCTTGAACTGAAAACGAGTAATGAAGGGAGGTCTGGTTTCAGCTTTTCAACGTATGAGTTGCAGTGA
- the LOC141595314 gene encoding light-harvesting complex-like protein OHP1, chloroplastic, with translation MAATVAYSPANLGLKHHNKHELSTLRYGLLNNRTALSLKRVSFSVQAAKLPPGVVLPKAEPKFNAPFLGFTKTAEVWNSRACMIGLIGTFIVELILNKGILELIGVEIGKGLDIPL, from the exons ATGGCAGCAACAGTTGCATATTCTCCTGCAAATTTGGGGTTGAAGCATCATAACAAACATGAGCTTTCTACTTTAAGATATGGTCTTCTAAATAACAGAACTGCTCTTTCCTTAAAACGTGTTTCCTTCTCAGTACAAGCTGCCAAGCTCCCTCCTGGT GTGGTGTTGCCGAAAGCAGAACCAAAGTTCAATGCCCCGTTCTTGGGATTTACAAAAACTGCTGAAGTCTGGAACTCAAGGGCATGCATGATTGGCCTGATTGGCACTTTCATTGTTGAACTG ATACTGAACAAGGGAATACTAGAGCTTATCGGCGTGGAAATTGGCAAAGGACTCGATATTCCTCTCTGA
- the LOC141595251 gene encoding uncharacterized protein LOC141595251 yields MNLFRRVNPNGTRTKLGMFYMHNRRLSAIPKHDSVLPVLIVGAGPVGLLLSILLTKLGVKCAVLEKSTTFSRHPQAHFINNRSMEVFRKLDGLADEIQQFQPPVDLWRKFIYCTSLSGSILGSVDHMQPQDFEQVVSPVSVAHFSQYKLSECLLNKLKTLDFRFHQGDKFDRHVEEREILMGHECLSFTMTENCVNVTCSFHKDGHKLERDIQCGILVGTDGAGSTVRKLAGIAMEGERDLQKLVSVHFVSRDLGRYLLKERPGMLFFIFNTEAIGVLVAHDLQHGEFVLQVPYYPPQQKLDEFKPKMCEQLIFKLVGHELEDITVIDVKPWVMHAEVADKFLSCNNQIILAGDAAHRFPPAGGFGMNTGIQDAHNLAWKLAAVVNGIAPVTLLNTYETERRPIALFNTALSVQNFRAAMEVPAALGLDPTIANSVHKLVTDGLGSILPSGVQRVVLDGIFRIGRAQLSETVLNERNPIGSSRLARLKRIFEEGKSLQLQFPAEDLGFRYVEGALVSDRTVIHDTEYVPTGRRRDYVPSSEPGSRLPHMKIRSLSNGSDKVMSTLDLVKVDKLEFLLIIAPVKSSYDLGHTTLEVAKKFNALVKVCVIWPEKSANGVNETPSLAGSFTNVVEVKSSRELPSWWDVCQMNDHGAILVRPDEHIAWRARSVISDPMTEMERVLTIVLGNKT; encoded by the exons ATGAACTTGTTTCGCCGAGTTAACCCAAATGGAACAAGGACCAAACTTGGGATGTTTTATATGCACAACAGAAGATTATCAGCAATACCGAAACATGACTCTGTTCTGCCTGTTCTCATTGTCGGTGCCGGTCCTGTTGGTTTACTTCTCTCTATACTTCTCACTAAATTAG GTGTCAAATGTGCTGTCTTAGAGAAGAGCACGACCTTTTCTAGACATCCTCAAGCTCATTTCATCAACAATAGGTCCATGGAGGTATTTCGCAAGCTAGATGGTTTAGCCGATGAGATACAACAATTTCAACCTCCTGTCGACCTCTGGAGGAAGTTCATTTATTGTACATCACTCTCTGGTTCTATCCTTGGCTCAGTCGACCATATGCAACCGCAAG ATTTCGAGCAAGTTGTCAGCCCAGTCAGTGTTGCTCACTTTTCTCAATACAAGTTGTCCGAGTGTCTGCTAAATAAACTTAAAACTCTTGACTTCAGATTTCATCAAGGCGACAAATTTGATAGACATGTTGAAGAGAGGGAGATTCTTATGGGACATGAGTGTTTGTCCTTTACCATGACCGAAAATTGTGTTAATGTCACTTGTTCTTTCCATAAGGATGGACATAAACTGGAAAGAGATATCCAGTGTGGTATTCTTGTTGGCACAGATGGTGCTGGAAGTACAGTGAGAAAGCTTGCTGGAATTGCGATGGAAGGTGAAAGAGACTTGCAAAAGTTGGTCAGTGTACATTTTGTAAGCCGAGACCTGGGGCGCTACTTACTTAAAGAAAGACCTGGCATGCTCTTTTTTATTTTCAATACTGAAGCAATAGGGGTTCTTGTTGCTCATGACCTTCAACATGGTGAATTTGTCTTGCAG GTACCATATTACCCTCCACAGCAGAAACTTGATGAATTTAAACCCAAG ATGTGTGAACAATTAATTTTTAAGTTAGTTGGTCATGAGCTTGAAGATATAACTGTAATTGATGTTAAGCCTTGGGTAATGCATGCTGAAGTAGCTGACAAGTTCTTGTCCTGTAACAACCAAATCATTCTAGCTGGCGATGCCGCTCATCGTTTCCCTCCAGCTGGCGGTTTTG GAATGAACACTGGAATCCAGGATGCTCATAATCTTGCTTGGAAGCTAGCCGCTGTTGTCAATGGTATTGCTCCAGTCACACTTCTCAACACATATGAAACAGAACGACGGCCG ATTGCCCTTTTTAACACAGCACTTAGTGTTCAGAATTTTAGAGCAGCCATGGAGGTTCCTGCTGCTCTTGGGCTTGACCCTACCATTGCAAATTCAG TCCACAAATTAGTTACTGATGGTCTTGGCTCTATCTTACCCTCTGGAGTTCAGAGAGTTGTTCTGGATGGAATATTCCGTATAGGGCGGGCACAGCTTTCAGAAACAGTTCTAAACGAAAGAAACCCGATTGGTTCATCAAGGCTTGCCAGATTGAAGCGTATATTTGAAGAAGGAAAAAGTCTCCAACTACAATTTCCAGCTGAAGATCTTGGTTTCAG GTATGTGGAAGGAGCTCTTGTATCTGACAGAACTGTCATTCATGACACTGAATATGTTCCCACTGGCCGACGAAGAGATTATGTTCCATCATCAGAACCAGGCTCACGGCTTCCCCACATGAAAATCAGATCATTATCAAATGGCTCTGACAAG GTTATGTCGACACTGGACCTTGTGAAGGTAGACAAACTCGAATTTCTACTTATAATCGCACCAGTCAAGTCATCTTATGATTTGGGTCACACCACATTAGAGGTGGCCAAGAAATTCAACGCTCTTGTGAAGGTTTGTGTAATCTGGCCGGAGAAGTCAGCTAATGGAGTGAATGAAACACCGTCCCTAGCTGGCTCTTTCACAAATGTTGTCGAGGTGAAGAGTTCCCGAGAATTACCATCATGGTGGGATGTGTGCCAGATGAATGACCACGGTGCCATTCTTGTCCGGCCTGATGAGCATATTGCTTGGCGTGCAAGATCGGTTATCAGTGACCCCATGACTGAGATGGAAAGAGTTCTCACTATTGTGTTGGGAAACAAGACATAA
- the LOC141595257 gene encoding uncharacterized protein LOC141595257: MLRTALRRLHPTTAVKTTVNGVLRRSIRPLQSSLTRSYCEHHVPNANPVALQRINYALDLARSQRTDESYTQALLVLEQGLSSQSQEGSDATIENSKGMVLLAISTLLMERGNIDEAMRALLLIQDLTSSTLGVRVAAMEALVGLNLELGLDDTSSVLADKCVNLLEKESLENSDEYGYKVFNARSKAIKGLVELVQGDMESAKACFEGCQDEGCIGNATLSYGEFLHAKRDFDAAKELYKKAINESSEKKDFSDPYLLGACNMASEEVLLAATCALGQLESHLGNFEEAEEILTRALKKAEANFGTHHPKVGTILTCIALMFRHKATAERSSSLLIQEGLYRKAIDLLKAPALENKDESGNLVHLQEDIEKKDIVALARGGYAEVLCVQENRKTEGDRMKKWAEFAWRNRRLSLAEALDVSESPCKVPVVDTRICRAL; this comes from the exons ATGCTTCGTACAGCACTACGCCGTCTCCATCCTACCACCGCCGTCAAAACCACCGTCAACGGCGTTTTACGGCGTAGTATCCGACCATTACAATCATCATTAACGCGTTCTTATTGCGAACACCATGTACCCAATGCTAACCCAGTTGCTCTTCAGAGGATCAATTACGCTCTTGACCTTGCTCGATCACAGAGAACTG ATGAATCGTACACACAAGCTTTACTGGTGCTAGAGCAAGGGCTGTCTTCTCAATCACAAGAAGGATCTGATGCCACGATTGAGAATTCAAAAGGAATGGTTTTACTTGCCATTTCTACCTTATTGATGGAAAG AGGTAATATTGACGAAGCAATGCGGGCATTGCTTTTGATACAAGATTTAACGAGCTCAACACTAGGTGTAAGAG TTGCTGCAATGGAAGCGCTTGTTGGGCTTAATTTAGAACTTGGGCTG GACGACACCTCATCAGTGCTCGCAGACAAGTGTGTGAACCTTTTGGAGAAAGAAAGCCTGGAGAATAGTGACGAATATGGATATAAAGTCTTTAATGCTCGATCTAAAGCTATTAAAGGATTGGTTGAGCTTGTTCAAGGCGATATGGAATCGG CCAAGGCCTGTTTTGAAGGGTGCCAAGATGAGGGTTGTATTG GCAACGCGACCTTATCATATGGTGAGTTTTTGCATGCCAAGCGTGACTTTGATGCAGCAAAGGAGTTGTATAAAAAGGCCATCAACGAATCATCCGAAAAGAAGGATTTTAGCGATCCATATCTTTTGGGTGCATGTAACATGGCGTCAGAAGAAGTCCTTTTGGCAGCTACCTGTGCTTTGGGCCAGCTCGAGTCACATTTGGG GAATTTCGAGGAGGCAGAGGAAATACTTACTCGAGCATTAAAGAAAGCCGAAGCAAATTTTG GTACACATCATCCAAAAGTTGGGACTATCTTGACTTGCATAGCTCTCATGTTTCGACATAAAGCAACTGCTGAACGCTCAAGCTCCCTTTTAATTCAAGAG GGTCTGTATAGAAAGGCGATTGATTTGCTGAAGGCTCCTGCATTAGAGAACAAAG ATGAAAGCGGGAATTTGGTGCACTTGCAAGAAGACATTGAGAAAAAGGACATTGTTGCccttgcaagag GTGGGTATGCGGAAGTACTTTGTGTCCAAGAGAACAGAAAGACTGAGGGTGACAGAATGAAGAAATGGGCAGAGTTCGCATGGAGAAACCGACGTTTATCGCTGGCGGAAGCATTGGATGTATCCGAGTCTCCTTGCAAAGTCCCGGTGGTTGATACTCGAATTTGTAGGGCCCTCTAA